One Helicobacter sp. 12S02232-10 DNA segment encodes these proteins:
- a CDS encoding Hcp family type VI secretion system effector: protein MAQPAYIKIEGSTQGLISSGASTEASIGNRYQAGHEDQIMAQEISHIVTVPSDPQSGQPSGQRVHKPFTFTTSLNKSVPLLYNALTRGEKLTKVEIQWFRTSTTGGQEHYFTTVLEDAIITNIDLLMPNAQDKDNNDKTELFSVSLNYRKITWEHVAAGTSGSDDWRGEA from the coding sequence ATGGCACAGCCCGCATATATAAAAATTGAAGGTTCAACACAAGGTTTGATTTCAAGCGGAGCTTCTACGGAAGCTTCTATAGGTAATCGCTATCAAGCAGGTCACGAGGATCAAATTATGGCTCAAGAAATCAGCCATATCGTAACCGTTCCTTCAGACCCTCAATCAGGTCAGCCTTCCGGTCAAAGGGTGCATAAGCCATTCACATTCACAACTTCTCTAAATAAATCTGTTCCTCTTTTGTATAATGCTCTCACAAGGGGCGAAAAACTTACAAAAGTAGAGATCCAATGGTTTAGAACTTCTACAACAGGTGGTCAAGAACATTATTTCACTACGGTGCTTGAAGATGCCATCATCACAAATATTGATTTATTAATGCCTAATGCTCAAGACAAAGACAATAATGACAAAACAGAACTATTCTCCGTCAGTCTGAATTACAGAAAAATCACTTGGGAGCATGTTGCCGCAGGAACCTCAGGGAGTGATGACTGGAGAGGCGAAGCCTGA
- a CDS encoding contractile injection system protein, VgrG/Pvc8 family: protein MTFLKPSQGDFSNPLMSSFASLVIDSISLSVSSLEIKESLWELFDIECDCYYEGLENKIHRPNTDCNQILEEDQEKFYTLLDKNASLTIKGNEHSKKLPLLCKDSQNSSYSSKLFEGIVASFSFLGSSQDEKSKAFKRKYFYKIRITSPLFRLSFNQNYRIFSRQNVVFVLKSILSLNQAHLNKEIDFSHLLCDYPPKEYITQYNESDLDFLKRICFNEGIYFYEDGQTLYFYDQVSLGAQDVQTSMTHKPPQGKEKSGEFDLSDNTSTFACHSYPFNPNPNNPDQEACIFSFSQNSAIAPDLFYLSSYSRTASPISIPSGKSWGKEASSLKAPYVKHFYKSDLSDNSSLLKREASLLISQERSLSQTFSIQSNIPDIKLNDFLEITLEGVSRKDKSLDFIAGIYQVIQISHSLTDRAKDSSSVYAENLNPPLSLYQNTLTLIRQGKTFAPPPIPKPKIYGSHIALVLGKTQNISEELNTVVADEMGRVRVRFSFLKFQEEIDDLHHNPSRQNQAEANPSSSQANSSTLKDKDSKEYKDSLSQSHPFSYTFSCYLKVASPFASTNQGFLSLPRVGSEVLVSYLDGDIDQPIITGSVYSPFNKGLSHPQEAHKTSLVSKTIGRDQDGYNEISFSNLPSEEKIFLKAQRDYHEEIQNNFFQNILGDKTSNILGIHTESILGNRYQILASDGFTQISGNAFCRINGNQERFIGGSVSNTIEANNTSFVHQDNAVFIGGNEQKEVKGNKESDVGGEYQRSVGKNEMVNIGGDYVLDALQKCELTSQSQINLLANDNILLRTYQSLGLESKGEHSVKANSLNMSIDNVIHLAAGDQINLSVGFTQIQADSDKIILKAGGVEVVIDAKGLRIKGGILDAE, encoded by the coding sequence ATGACCTTCTTAAAGCCATCTCAAGGAGATTTTTCAAATCCCTTGATGTCTTCTTTTGCTTCTCTTGTTATCGATTCGATTTCCTTAAGCGTTTCCTCGCTCGAAATTAAAGAATCTTTATGGGAACTTTTTGACATTGAATGCGATTGTTATTATGAGGGTTTGGAAAATAAAATCCATCGCCCCAATACTGATTGCAATCAAATCTTAGAGGAAGATCAAGAAAAATTTTACACTCTTTTGGATAAAAATGCCTCGCTTACCATCAAGGGGAATGAGCATTCCAAGAAGCTTCCTTTGCTATGTAAGGATTCTCAAAATTCCTCTTATTCTTCCAAGCTTTTTGAGGGAATTGTGGCTTCTTTTTCTTTTTTGGGTAGCTCACAAGACGAAAAAAGCAAGGCTTTTAAAAGAAAATATTTTTATAAGATACGCATCACATCTCCGCTCTTTCGTCTCTCTTTCAATCAAAACTATCGGATTTTTAGCCGACAAAATGTTGTTTTCGTTCTCAAATCCATCCTTTCTTTGAATCAAGCTCATTTGAACAAAGAAATCGACTTCAGCCATCTCTTATGTGATTATCCTCCTAAGGAATATATCACCCAATACAATGAATCTGATTTGGACTTCTTGAAGAGGATTTGCTTCAATGAAGGGATTTATTTTTATGAAGATGGTCAAACTCTCTATTTTTATGATCAAGTCTCCTTAGGTGCTCAAGATGTTCAAACCTCAATGACCCATAAGCCCCCTCAAGGAAAAGAAAAATCTGGCGAATTCGATCTTTCTGATAATACTTCTACCTTTGCCTGTCATTCCTATCCTTTCAATCCTAATCCCAACAATCCTGACCAAGAAGCTTGCATATTCAGTTTTTCTCAAAACAGTGCCATTGCCCCCGATCTGTTTTATCTCTCTTCCTATAGCCGCACAGCTTCTCCTATTTCCATCCCTTCAGGAAAATCTTGGGGTAAAGAAGCTTCTTCTCTTAAGGCCCCCTATGTCAAACATTTCTATAAATCCGACCTTTCTGATAATTCCTCTCTTCTTAAAAGAGAAGCTTCTCTTTTAATCTCTCAGGAAAGAAGTTTGAGCCAAACTTTTAGTATCCAAAGCAATATCCCCGATATTAAACTCAATGACTTTTTAGAGATTACGCTAGAAGGAGTGAGCAGGAAAGACAAATCTTTGGATTTTATTGCAGGCATTTATCAAGTCATTCAAATTTCTCATTCCCTCACAGATAGGGCTAAAGATTCCTCAAGTGTCTATGCGGAGAATCTTAACCCTCCCTTATCTCTGTATCAAAACACTCTTACGTTGATTCGACAAGGAAAAACCTTTGCTCCCCCTCCTATCCCAAAACCCAAAATCTATGGTAGCCATATCGCCTTAGTCTTGGGTAAAACCCAAAATATTTCAGAAGAGCTCAATACGGTTGTTGCCGATGAGATGGGTAGGGTCAGGGTCAGATTCTCTTTCTTGAAGTTCCAAGAAGAAATCGATGACTTGCATCACAACCCCTCAAGACAGAATCAAGCAGAAGCAAATCCCTCATCTTCCCAAGCTAATTCTTCTACTTTAAAGGATAAAGACTCTAAAGAATACAAAGATTCTTTAAGTCAATCCCATCCTTTTTCTTACACTTTTAGCTGTTATCTCAAAGTCGCTTCTCCGTTTGCAAGCACCAATCAAGGCTTCCTTTCTTTGCCAAGAGTAGGGTCTGAGGTATTGGTGAGCTATTTGGATGGAGATATCGACCAGCCCATTATTACAGGTTCAGTTTATAGCCCTTTCAATAAAGGGTTATCCCATCCCCAAGAAGCCCATAAGACTTCCTTAGTTAGCAAGACTATAGGGAGAGATCAAGATGGATATAATGAAATTTCTTTCTCTAATCTTCCTTCGGAAGAAAAGATATTTCTTAAAGCTCAAAGAGATTATCACGAAGAGATACAAAACAATTTTTTTCAAAATATTTTAGGCGATAAGACTTCCAATATTTTAGGTATCCATACTGAAAGTATCTTGGGCAATCGTTATCAAATCCTTGCTTCTGATGGTTTTACCCAAATATCGGGGAATGCCTTTTGTCGCATTAATGGTAATCAAGAAAGGTTTATCGGAGGCTCTGTTTCTAACACTATTGAAGCTAATAATACTTCATTTGTTCATCAGGATAATGCTGTTTTTATCGGAGGAAATGAGCAAAAAGAAGTGAAGGGAAATAAAGAGAGTGATGTAGGAGGAGAGTACCAAAGGAGTGTCGGTAAAAATGAAATGGTGAATATTGGAGGGGATTATGTGTTAGATGCGCTGCAAAAATGCGAATTGACTTCTCAATCTCAAATCAATTTGCTTGCAAACGACAATATCTTGTTGCGCACTTATCAATCTTTGGGTTTGGAATCTAAGGGAGAACATTCTGTAAAAGCTAATAGTTTAAATATGAGTATTGACAATGTTATCCATCTTGCAGCAGGCGATCAAATCAATCTCTCTGTCGGCTTCACGCAAATTCAAGCAGATAGTGATAAAATCATTCTTAAAGCAGGAGGAGTCGAAGTGGTGATTGATGCTAAAGGACTTAGAATTAAAGGCGGGATCTTAGATGCAGAATAA
- the icmH gene encoding type IVB secretion system protein IcmH/DotU, with protein sequence MTNAMSNKNNRSNQTSLIESLQCIGLEKNPCVDYSLSLMLLAYRLSKITSIDNKNIEEIREKIINDILYMSSKLSKLRLYEELDISRHRYCLSVFIDEMVMKNDAFIQSYWANNTLSSRFFNETTGGDKFFGILYKWLENPDRNKDMLEFCYACIVLGYKGKYALNEDGDNKMIYLCENIASALTPTINSDEETAFKKAYRDFKKDTFLSRRGEDVFKYSIVVLPVLIVLIVFIISFLDINNQSRNVSSHLTNKIEMITI encoded by the coding sequence ATGACAAATGCGATGTCTAATAAAAATAATCGATCCAATCAAACCAGTTTGATCGAATCACTTCAATGCATTGGATTAGAAAAAAATCCTTGCGTGGATTATTCCCTTTCGCTAATGCTTTTGGCTTATCGTTTGAGCAAAATAACCTCTATAGACAATAAAAATATAGAAGAAATTAGAGAAAAAATTATCAACGATATTCTTTATATGAGCTCTAAATTATCTAAACTTAGGCTTTATGAAGAGTTGGATATTAGCAGACACAGGTATTGCTTGAGTGTCTTTATTGATGAGATGGTAATGAAAAATGATGCTTTCATTCAAAGCTATTGGGCAAACAATACACTTTCCTCAAGATTTTTTAATGAAACCACCGGAGGTGATAAATTTTTTGGCATTCTTTATAAGTGGCTTGAAAATCCTGATAGAAACAAAGATATGCTTGAGTTTTGCTATGCGTGTATTGTGCTTGGATATAAAGGAAAATATGCATTGAATGAAGATGGCGACAACAAAATGATTTATTTGTGTGAAAATATCGCTTCAGCACTCACGCCTACGATTAATTCCGATGAAGAAACAGCCTTTAAAAAGGCCTATAGGGATTTTAAAAAGGACACTTTTTTATCTCGAAGGGGTGAGGATGTTTTTAAATATTCCATAGTTGTTCTACCTGTTTTGATTGTATTGATCGTATTTATTATTAGTTTCTTAGATATCAATAATCAATCGCGAAATGTCTCAAGTCACTTGACAAATAAAATTGAAATGATTACAATCTAG